The following coding sequences lie in one Arachis ipaensis cultivar K30076 chromosome B05, Araip1.1, whole genome shotgun sequence genomic window:
- the LOC107643932 gene encoding U-box domain-containing protein 38 yields the protein MGGNGKHRWRISFHRNSKLEQQQPKHPPPNEFICPISGSLMSDPVVVASGQTFERLSIQVCNDLSFSPTLPDGTRPDFSTIIPNLNIRTSIQSWCRKTKTVHPPAPDYSSLERIVKDAMAAAAPPPPPSEPDIRVSEKELLKAVPDNPPVIFSHAATELGPRVNHFNSGSSEESVVIGGASPGTPLPFTVRPTCFSSSSSVSSVEITEVEIQGQNPSGPLSEEEEKLVAKMKSNEVFEQEEGAISLRNLTRSSEEARVSLCTHRVLSPLRSLVASRYGVVQVNAVASLVNLSLERQNKVRIVRSGFVPYLINALKGGSSETQEHAAGALFSLALDDDNKMAIGVLGALQPLMHALRSESERTRHDSALALYHLTLVQSNRVKLVKLGVVPTLLSMVKSGTLASRVLLILCNLAVCMEGRTAMLDADAVECFVGLLRENELDSESTRENCVAALYALSHRSLRFKGLAREARAMEVLKEVAEVTGTERAREKAKRILQMMRAAGDGDDDGSEHDGVLESGGLTRMRYRVGGSGGRNNANTTTF from the coding sequence ATGGGCGGCAACGGCAAGCACCGTTGGAGAATTTCGTTCCATCGTAATTCGAAGCTGGAGCAACAGCAGCCCAAGCATCCCCCTCCGAACGAATTCATATGCCCCATTTCCGGTTCATTAATGTCCGACCCGGTCGTCGTCGCTTCCGGACAAACCTTCGAGCGGCTTTCCATCCAAGTCTGCAACGACCTCTCCTTCTCCCCCACCCTACCCGACGGAACCCGACCCGATTTCTCAACCATTATCCCCAATCTTAACATCAGGACCAGCATCCAAAGCTGGTGCCGTAAAACCAAGACCGTACACCCGCCCGCACCGGATTACTCCTCACTCGAGCGCATCGTCAAGGACGCAATGGCCGCTGCAGCTCCTCCGCCCCCTCCGTCGGAGCCTGACATTAGGGTTTCTGAAAAGGAGCTCCTGAAGGCGGTGCCGGACAATCCGCCGGTGATATTCTCCCACGCCGCCACTGAGTTAGGTCCCCGAGTCAACCACTTCAACTCGGGATCCTCCGAGGAGTCCGTCGTCATCGGTGGCGCGAGTCCGGGTACTCCGCTTCCGTTCACGGTTCGGCCGACGTGCTTCTCGTCGTCGTCCTCCGTCTCCTCCGTTGAAATTACGGAGGTCGAGATCCAAGGGCAAAACCCTAGCGGACCTCTttcagaggaagaagaaaagctcGTGGCGAAGATGAAGAGCAACGAGGTCTTCGAGCAAGAAGAAGGAGCGATCTCGCTTCGGAACCTCACGCGGAGCAGCGAGGAAGCAAGGGTTTCACTCTGCACGCATCGAGTCCTCTCCCCTCTGCGTTCTCTCGTAGCATCGAGGTACGGCGTCGTGCAGGTCAACGCTGTTGCCTCACTGGTCAACCTTTCGCTTGAGAGACAAAACAAGGTGAGGATCGTGCGGTCAGGATTCGTTCCGTACCTGATCAACGCGCTCAAGGGTGGATCCTCTGAGACGCAGGAACACGCTGCAGGCGCGCTTTTCAGTTTAGCTTTGGATGATGATAATAAGATGGCGATTGGGGTCCTCGGCGCGTTGCAGCCTCTTATGCACGCGCTCCGATCCGAGTCCGAGCGAACTCGGCATGACTCGGCACTCGCGCTGTACCACTTGACCCTGGTTCAGAGCAACCGGGTCAAGCTTGTGAAACTCGGCGTGGTCCCCACCTTGCTGTCGATGGTGAAATCTGGAACCTTAGCGAGTAGGGTTCTGTTGATTCTTTGTAACCTTGCGGTTTGCATGGAAGGGAGGACGGCGATGTTGGATGCTGATGCGGTGGAGTGTTTTGTGGGATTGTTGAGGGAGAACGAGTTGGACTCGGAGTCGACTCGGGAGAACTGTGTGGCGGCGCTGTATGCGCTGAGTCACAGGAGCCTGAGATTCAAGGGGCTGGCGAGGGAGGCGAGGGCCATGGAGGTGCTGAAGGAGGTGGCGGAGGTGACGGGGACCGAGAGGGCGAGGGAGAAGGCCAAGAGGATTTTGCAGATGATGAGGGCTGCCGGTGATGGGGATGATGATGGGTCGGAGCATGATGGGGTTTTGGAATCCGGCGGGTTGACTCGGATGAGGTACCGAGTTGGCGGCAGTGGTGGCAGGAACAATGCCAACACCACCACGTTTTAG